The following proteins are co-located in the Anomalospiza imberbis isolate Cuckoo-Finch-1a 21T00152 chromosome 1, ASM3175350v1, whole genome shotgun sequence genome:
- the DERL1 gene encoding derlin-1 isoform X2 — protein sequence MFMLLFNWICIVITGLVMDMQLLMIPLIMSVLYVWAQLNRDMIVSFWFGTRFKACYLPWVILGFNYIIGGSVINELIGNLVGHLYFFLMFKYPMDLGGRNFLSTPQFLYRWLPNRRGGVSGFGVPPASMRRAAEDQQGGGRHNWGQGFRLGDQ from the exons ATAACTGGCTTGGTAATGGACATGCAG TTGCTGATGATTCCACTCATCATGTCAGTACTTTATGTGTGGGCCCAGCTGAACAGAGACATGATTGTATCATTTTGGTTTGGAACAAGATTTAAG GCCTGTTACCTTCCATGGGTTATTCTGGGATTCAACTACATCATTGGTGGATC AGTCATCAATGAGCTAATAGGAAATCTGGTTGGACACCTGTATTTCTTCTTAATGTTTAAATATCCAATGGATTTGGGAGGAAGGAATTTTCTGTCCACACCTCAGTTCCT TTACCGCTGGCTGCCAAATAGGAGAGGAGGAGTGTCGGGCTTTGGTGTCCCTCCTGCCAGCATGAGAAGGGCTGCAGAAGATCAGCAGGGTGGTGGAAGACACAACTGGGGCCAAGGTTTCCGGCTAGGGGACCAGTGA